From one Actinomyces sp. Marseille-P3109 genomic stretch:
- a CDS encoding SixA phosphatase family protein produces MRRLVLVRHSKASHDAVTDLERPLTSKGAALADLLAKELRKRLENTDLLLVSPAARARETARPLRDRLEPTDTLVREEIYNLGPNGILRVLAENGGDAGAVVVVGHEPTISVLAHILHDTDDDMASQISFGVPTATAVIIDVPGRWVDLEPRSARIREIFTARRRD; encoded by the coding sequence ATGCGCCGGCTCGTGCTCGTCCGACACTCCAAGGCCTCACACGACGCCGTCACCGACCTGGAACGTCCCCTGACCTCCAAGGGCGCCGCCCTGGCGGACCTGCTGGCCAAGGAGCTGCGCAAGCGCCTGGAGAACACCGACCTGCTCCTGGTCTCCCCGGCCGCCCGGGCCCGCGAGACCGCCCGTCCCCTGCGCGACCGCCTCGAGCCCACCGACACCCTGGTGCGCGAGGAGATCTACAACCTGGGACCCAACGGAATCCTGCGCGTCCTGGCCGAGAACGGCGGAGACGCGGGCGCAGTGGTCGTCGTCGGCCACGAGCCCACGATCTCCGTGCTGGCCCACATCCTCCACGACACCGACGACGACATGGCCTCCCAGATCTCCTTCGGCGTGCCCACGGCCACCGCCGTCATCATCGACGTTCCCGGCAGATGGGTGGACCTGGAGCCCAGGAGCGCCCGCATCCGCGAGATCTTCACCGCCCGCAGGCGCGACTGA
- a CDS encoding YibE/F family protein — MSTNSTSSSHETVPPEDIPESPGGEAGRQGGHSHSHSGPLDLDEGEVRRVRIVLGAIVGALVVATVIGLFVLWPGKSSLIGSRSFTAEGGSVGKATITSVDLSSCQDAVSALTEVNGVKQEDFSKGHVCARVTEGEGKGLVMPVQLVGEPRKLAHTGDRLVVLYSPQAILSGSPYSFIDYQRQLPVGALTIVYLVLVVAVAGRKGVLSVLGLLVATGVLAFFMIPAILSGSHPLAVTMVGSMAMMLAAVYVAHGVSIRTTTALLGTVAGIVLTVLLALWGTDAAHLTGDVDETARLLASRTHIDLQALLTCGMVIAGLGVLNDVTITQASSVWELHAANPLLSRTRLFTGGMRIGRDHIASTVYTLAFAYAGTALPLILAAALMDRAVLDTMLSGEIAEEIVRTLISSIGLVLAIPATTAIAAVLCRVTPVLDD, encoded by the coding sequence GTGAGCACCAACTCGACCTCCTCGAGCCATGAGACCGTCCCTCCCGAGGACATCCCCGAGTCGCCGGGTGGAGAGGCCGGCCGTCAAGGCGGCCACAGCCACTCCCACTCCGGGCCTCTCGACCTGGATGAGGGCGAGGTCCGCCGAGTGCGGATCGTGCTCGGCGCCATCGTCGGCGCCCTGGTGGTGGCCACCGTCATTGGGCTGTTCGTGCTGTGGCCGGGCAAGAGCTCGCTGATCGGCTCGCGCTCCTTCACCGCCGAGGGCGGATCGGTGGGCAAGGCCACCATCACCTCCGTGGATCTGTCGAGCTGTCAGGACGCCGTGAGCGCCCTGACGGAGGTCAACGGCGTCAAGCAGGAGGACTTCTCCAAGGGCCACGTGTGCGCCCGCGTCACCGAGGGCGAGGGCAAGGGCCTGGTCATGCCGGTCCAGCTGGTGGGCGAGCCCCGCAAGCTCGCCCACACCGGCGACCGCCTCGTGGTGCTCTACTCGCCCCAGGCGATCCTGTCCGGCTCCCCGTACTCCTTCATCGACTACCAGCGCCAGCTCCCGGTCGGCGCCCTGACGATCGTCTACCTCGTGCTCGTCGTGGCCGTGGCCGGGCGCAAGGGCGTCCTGAGCGTCCTGGGCCTGCTGGTGGCCACCGGCGTGCTCGCCTTCTTCATGATCCCGGCGATCCTGTCCGGCTCCCACCCGCTGGCGGTGACGATGGTCGGCTCGATGGCGATGATGCTGGCGGCCGTCTACGTGGCCCACGGCGTATCCATCCGCACGACGACGGCCCTGCTGGGAACGGTGGCCGGCATCGTGCTCACCGTGCTGCTCGCGCTGTGGGGGACCGACGCCGCCCACCTGACCGGTGACGTCGACGAGACGGCCCGCCTGCTGGCCTCCCGCACGCACATCGACCTGCAGGCCCTGCTGACCTGCGGCATGGTCATTGCCGGGCTCGGTGTCCTCAATGACGTCACCATCACCCAGGCATCCTCCGTGTGGGAGCTGCACGCCGCCAACCCGCTGCTGTCGCGAACGCGCCTGTTCACCGGCGGGATGAGGATCGGCCGGGACCACATCGCCTCGACCGTCTACACCCTGGCCTTCGCCTACGCCGGCACGGCGCTGCCGCTCATCCTGGCTGCGGCCCTCATGGACCGGGCGGTGCTGGACACCATGCTCTCGGGCGAGATCGCCGAGGAGATCGTGCGCACCCTCATCTCCTCCATCGGCCTGGTCCTGGCGATCCCGGCGACGACGGCGATCGCGGCGGTACTGTGCCGCGTCACCCCGGTTCTCGACGACTGA
- the dusB gene encoding tRNA dihydrouridine synthase DusB: protein MTTTETAPSSCTAGTPEHLPAPLRIGPLEVPTPVELAPMAGVTNASFRRLCREMAEAALPEALAPASPGPVAAPGGGLLAPAGLYVTEMVTTRALVERNERTLAMVRTDPAERVRSIQLYGVDPDTVGAAVRILVEEDLADHIDLNFGCPVPKVTRKGGGAALPWKRDLLAAILTEAVRASEAASQAAGRTREVPVTMKMRLGIDEEHETFLDAARAAEKAGIAAVALHARSARQHYSGQARWEQIARLKEATVLPVLGNGDIWLGDDAVRMMETTGCDGVVVGRGCQGRPWLFADIVAAMHGSSTRTRPNLDAVIEVIRRHGRMLAAEMGEDRGVRDLRKHVGWYLRGYPVGGAARADLMGIRTLAELDAGLGLMRSRLPEVVDYPGDIVEGPRGRAGSPKTPRLPDGWLDSPLLDEGHREMLSQAESDVSGG, encoded by the coding sequence GTGACGACGACCGAGACCGCCCCCTCCTCCTGCACCGCCGGCACCCCCGAGCACTTGCCCGCGCCGCTGCGCATCGGGCCGCTGGAGGTTCCCACCCCGGTCGAGCTCGCGCCCATGGCCGGGGTCACCAACGCCTCCTTCCGCCGTCTGTGCCGGGAGATGGCCGAGGCGGCCCTGCCCGAGGCGCTGGCGCCCGCCTCCCCCGGTCCGGTGGCGGCGCCCGGCGGCGGCCTACTGGCCCCGGCGGGCCTGTACGTCACCGAGATGGTCACCACCCGGGCCCTGGTGGAGCGCAATGAGCGCACCCTGGCGATGGTGCGCACCGACCCGGCCGAGCGGGTGCGCTCCATCCAGCTCTACGGGGTGGACCCGGACACGGTGGGGGCCGCCGTGCGGATCCTGGTGGAGGAGGACCTGGCCGACCACATCGACCTCAACTTCGGCTGCCCGGTGCCCAAGGTGACGCGCAAGGGCGGCGGGGCGGCGCTGCCGTGGAAGCGAGACCTGCTGGCCGCCATCCTCACCGAGGCGGTGCGTGCCAGCGAGGCGGCCTCGCAAGCCGCCGGGCGCACACGGGAGGTGCCGGTGACCATGAAGATGCGTCTGGGCATCGACGAGGAGCACGAGACCTTCCTCGACGCCGCCCGGGCAGCCGAGAAAGCCGGGATCGCGGCCGTGGCCCTGCACGCCCGCAGCGCGCGCCAGCACTACTCGGGGCAGGCCCGGTGGGAGCAGATCGCCCGGCTCAAGGAGGCGACCGTCCTGCCGGTGCTCGGCAACGGGGACATCTGGCTGGGCGACGACGCGGTGCGCATGATGGAGACCACCGGCTGCGACGGCGTCGTCGTGGGGCGCGGTTGCCAGGGGCGGCCCTGGCTGTTCGCCGACATCGTGGCGGCCATGCACGGCTCGAGCACGCGCACCCGACCGAATCTGGACGCCGTCATCGAGGTGATCCGTCGCCACGGGCGCATGCTGGCCGCCGAGATGGGCGAGGACCGCGGCGTGCGCGACCTGCGCAAGCACGTGGGCTGGTACCTCAGGGGCTACCCGGTCGGTGGCGCCGCGCGCGCCGACCTCATGGGCATCAGGACCCTGGCGGAGCTCGACGCCGGACTGGGGCTCATGCGCTCACGCCTGCCGGAGGTCGTCGACTACCCCGGTGACATCGTCGAGGGGCCCAGGGGCCGGGCCGGCAGCCCCAAGACCCCGCGCCTTCCCGACGGATGGCTGGACTCCCCCCTCTTGGACGAGGGCCACCGCGAGATGCTCAGCCAGGCCGAGTCCGACGTCTCCGGCGGCTGA
- the glgA gene encoding glycogen synthase, with protein MRVDLLTKEYPPFIYGGAGVHVNELAKVLRPLADVRVHAFGGPREPGTEGADDGVIGYPEIAELEGANAALRTFGVDLEMAQGTEGTDIVHSHTWYANLAGHLSGLLHGVPHVISAHSLEPLRPWKAEQLGGGYALSSWAEKTAYEAASGIIAVSNGMREDILRSYPAIDPERVKVVHNGIDLDAWRHPQGEGADAAAAATLKRLGIDPDRPTVVFVGRITRQKGLPHLLRACEQLPDDVQVILCAGAPDTPEIKAEVEGLVARLREKRTGVVWIEEMLPRPELIAVLAASDVFVCPSVYEPLGIVNLEAMAVGLPVVGSATGGIPDVIVDGETGLLVPIEQVQDGTGTPIDPTRFEADLAERLTTLVTDTEAAKAMGQAARRRVEEHFAWEAIAQRTMDVYNWVLAQG; from the coding sequence ATGAGGGTCGACCTGCTGACCAAGGAGTACCCACCCTTCATCTACGGCGGCGCCGGAGTCCATGTCAATGAGCTCGCCAAGGTCCTGCGCCCCCTGGCCGACGTCCGCGTCCACGCCTTCGGCGGTCCCCGCGAGCCCGGCACCGAGGGGGCCGACGACGGCGTCATCGGCTACCCCGAGATCGCCGAGCTCGAGGGCGCCAACGCTGCCCTGCGCACCTTCGGCGTCGACCTGGAGATGGCCCAGGGCACCGAGGGGACCGACATCGTCCACTCCCACACCTGGTACGCCAACCTCGCCGGTCACCTGTCCGGCCTGCTCCACGGCGTTCCCCACGTCATCAGCGCCCACTCCCTGGAGCCGCTGCGCCCCTGGAAGGCCGAGCAGCTCGGGGGCGGCTACGCCCTGTCCTCCTGGGCGGAGAAGACCGCCTACGAGGCCGCCTCCGGCATCATCGCCGTCTCCAACGGCATGCGCGAGGACATCCTGCGCTCCTACCCGGCCATCGACCCCGAGCGCGTCAAGGTCGTCCACAACGGCATCGACCTCGATGCCTGGAGGCACCCGCAGGGCGAGGGCGCCGATGCCGCGGCCGCCGCAACCCTCAAACGGCTCGGCATCGACCCCGACCGCCCCACCGTCGTGTTCGTCGGACGCATCACCCGTCAGAAGGGCCTGCCCCACCTGCTGCGCGCCTGCGAGCAGCTGCCCGACGACGTCCAGGTCATCCTGTGCGCCGGCGCCCCCGACACCCCCGAGATCAAGGCCGAGGTCGAGGGCCTCGTGGCCCGCCTGCGCGAGAAGCGCACCGGGGTGGTCTGGATCGAGGAGATGCTGCCGCGCCCCGAGCTCATCGCTGTCCTGGCCGCCTCCGACGTCTTCGTGTGCCCCTCGGTGTACGAGCCCCTGGGCATCGTCAACCTCGAGGCCATGGCCGTGGGTCTGCCGGTCGTCGGTTCGGCCACCGGCGGCATCCCCGATGTCATCGTCGACGGCGAGACCGGTCTCCTGGTGCCCATCGAGCAGGTCCAGGACGGCACCGGCACCCCCATCGACCCGACCCGCTTCGAGGCCGACCTGGCCGAGCGCCTGACCACCCTGGTCACCGACACCGAGGCCGCCAAGGCCATGGGACAGGCCGCCCGGCGCCGCGTCGAGGAGCACTTCGCCTGGGAGGCCATCGCCCAGCGCACCATGGACGTCTACAACTGGGTCCTGGCTCAGGGCTGA
- the serB gene encoding phosphoserine phosphatase SerB encodes MSDAFNVSEDASAGAAADTSVRVSGVLTGGPLVTEGPGLLVMDVDSTLIEQEVIELIAERAGTREQVAEVTARAMRGELDFAASLRERVATLTGVSEEVFAEVLAEVRPTPGATGLIEALHARGCRVGVVSGGFEEVVVPLAERLDIDHVAANRLEVDGGALTGRVLGRIVDRQEKVRCLRAWAEQDGVPMERTIAVGDGANDLGMLAAAGLGVAFCAKPVVVEQADAAVHVRDLRAVLELIGS; translated from the coding sequence ATGAGCGATGCCTTCAACGTTTCTGAGGATGCCTCCGCCGGAGCGGCTGCTGACACTTCTGTGCGGGTCAGTGGCGTGCTGACCGGCGGTCCCCTGGTGACCGAGGGCCCCGGCCTGCTGGTGATGGACGTGGACTCCACCCTCATTGAGCAGGAGGTCATCGAGCTCATCGCCGAGCGGGCCGGAACACGTGAGCAGGTCGCCGAGGTCACGGCGCGGGCGATGCGCGGGGAGCTGGACTTCGCCGCCTCGCTGCGAGAGCGGGTGGCAACGCTGACCGGGGTCTCGGAGGAGGTCTTCGCCGAGGTCCTCGCCGAGGTGCGCCCCACCCCGGGGGCGACTGGTCTCATCGAGGCGCTGCACGCGCGCGGATGCCGGGTGGGCGTCGTCTCTGGCGGCTTCGAGGAGGTCGTGGTGCCCTTGGCGGAGCGGCTGGATATCGACCATGTGGCGGCCAACCGGCTGGAGGTGGACGGCGGGGCGCTCACCGGCCGGGTGCTGGGGAGGATCGTGGACCGTCAGGAGAAGGTCCGCTGCCTGCGCGCCTGGGCCGAGCAGGACGGAGTACCCATGGAGCGCACGATCGCCGTCGGGGACGGGGCCAACGACCTGGGGATGCTGGCGGCCGCGGGGCTGGGGGTGGCGTTCTGCGCCAAGCCGGTCGTCGTCGAGCAGGCCGACGCCGCCGTCCACGTGCGTGACCTGCGGGCCGTTCTGGAGCTGATCGGCAGCTGA
- a CDS encoding SDR family oxidoreductase has product MNPPEGLLSARTVLVTGALRPSSIATRVAEVAVQQGARVLLTGHPRTLAATRSVAHRLGLPDPVTALDAAEAHSLSALAPALEELGVTRLDGLVHSIARADLDLLGQVLPPEDTGHAERMRSLERAFTVSAASLPALVDAASPLLGRGSSVVTLTFDSARVWPGYGWMGPLKAALEAGVRSLAVELGGRGVRVNAISSGPLSTTAAGAIPDFETLSRRWSETAPLGWDTGNATAVARSAVALLSTWMPATTGQTIHVDGGACVIG; this is encoded by the coding sequence ATGAACCCTCCCGAGGGCCTGCTCAGCGCCCGCACGGTACTGGTCACCGGTGCCCTGCGACCCAGCTCGATCGCCACCCGCGTCGCCGAGGTCGCCGTACAGCAGGGTGCCCGCGTCCTGCTGACCGGCCACCCCCGCACCCTGGCGGCCACGCGCTCGGTCGCCCACCGCTTGGGCCTGCCCGATCCGGTGACGGCCCTGGACGCGGCCGAGGCCCACTCCCTGTCCGCCCTGGCGCCGGCCCTGGAGGAGCTGGGCGTGACCCGCCTGGACGGCCTGGTGCACTCCATCGCCCGCGCCGACCTTGACCTGCTGGGGCAGGTCCTGCCTCCCGAGGACACCGGGCACGCGGAGCGGATGCGCAGCCTTGAGCGGGCCTTCACCGTCTCGGCGGCCTCCCTGCCGGCCCTCGTCGACGCCGCCTCCCCGCTCCTGGGGCGGGGCAGCAGCGTCGTGACCCTGACCTTCGACAGTGCCCGCGTCTGGCCCGGCTACGGCTGGATGGGACCCCTCAAGGCGGCGCTGGAGGCGGGCGTGCGCTCTCTCGCCGTCGAGCTCGGGGGCCGCGGCGTGCGGGTCAACGCCATCTCGTCCGGCCCGTTGAGCACCACCGCGGCGGGCGCCATCCCCGACTTCGAGACGCTCAGCCGGCGCTGGAGCGAGACCGCCCCGCTGGGATGGGACACCGGCAACGCCACCGCCGTGGCCCGCAGCGCCGTCGCCCTGCTGTCCACCTGGATGCCCGCCACCACCGGGCAGACCATCCACGTCGACGGCGGGGCGTGCGTCATCGGCTGA
- a CDS encoding SDR family oxidoreductase translates to MNEETEPSISRSVVVTGASRGIGEAVAKAFLAQGDRVAGISRTGAAPDGALALAADVTDPDALAQALSAATEAHGPIEVLVASAGINRESLAARTSSQMWDEVISADLTGTFNTVRAVTPAMMRARKGRIVLVSSAIAARGGVGLSAYGAAKGGVEGLTRSLARELAPRGITVNAVAPGFVITAMTASLPDHIRTAYLEQIPLGRFADVADIAGPVLFLASPAASYVTGAILGVDGGMGMGR, encoded by the coding sequence ATGAACGAAGAGACTGAGCCGTCGATATCACGTTCCGTCGTCGTGACCGGAGCCTCCCGAGGAATCGGGGAGGCGGTCGCGAAGGCGTTCCTCGCACAGGGCGACCGGGTCGCCGGCATCTCCCGCACCGGTGCGGCCCCCGACGGCGCCCTCGCGCTGGCGGCCGACGTCACCGACCCCGACGCACTTGCCCAGGCGCTCAGCGCCGCCACCGAGGCGCACGGCCCCATCGAGGTCCTCGTGGCCTCGGCCGGCATCAACCGGGAGTCCCTGGCGGCCCGCACCTCCTCCCAGATGTGGGACGAGGTCATCTCCGCCGATCTGACCGGCACCTTCAACACGGTGCGCGCTGTCACCCCCGCCATGATGCGGGCCCGTAAGGGGCGCATCGTCCTGGTCTCCTCGGCGATCGCCGCCCGCGGAGGCGTGGGCCTGTCCGCCTACGGCGCCGCCAAGGGCGGGGTGGAGGGCCTGACCCGCTCCCTGGCCCGTGAGCTCGCACCACGCGGCATCACCGTCAACGCCGTGGCTCCCGGATTCGTCATCACCGCGATGACCGCCTCCCTGCCCGACCACATCCGCACCGCCTACCTCGAGCAGATCCCCCTGGGCCGCTTCGCCGACGTCGCAGACATCGCCGGCCCCGTCCTGTTCCTGGCCTCCCCAGCGGCCTCCTACGTCACCGGCGCGATCCTCGGAGTCGACGGCGGCATGGGCATGGGACGATAA
- a CDS encoding metal ABC transporter substrate-binding protein: MSVSQTRSLHLRRIVALGATLILAAGMSACSALKSESSSGSSAHTIAPGKTLTVSTSFYPIQYLAEAIGGPLVKVSTVTPSNVEPHDFELSGKETAELGKADLIAYVPGFQPSLDKAVKEVGSGPTVVDLSKPANLVHHEGVEEEHEHGDAATSGATDAATDGATSAATDAATTESSEAGHDEHGHDEHSHAEGEEHGSDLDPHFWLDPQRMIAVAETLEASFSKVDPTNANDYKAGLDKLKTALTNLDTQYSTGLSTCQRTTFVTSHAAFGYMADRYKLTQASISGIDPETEPSPAELANIKSVVQSTGTTTIFTEELVSPTTAQAIATETGAETNVLSPLESKPERGDYTDAMTTNLDRLKIALACQ, encoded by the coding sequence ATGAGTGTTTCGCAGACTCGTTCCCTTCATCTCCGTCGCATCGTGGCGCTCGGAGCCACCCTGATCCTGGCTGCCGGCATGAGCGCATGCAGTGCCCTGAAGAGTGAGAGCTCGTCGGGCTCCTCCGCCCACACGATTGCACCGGGTAAGACCCTGACGGTCTCGACGTCCTTCTACCCGATCCAGTACCTGGCAGAGGCCATCGGCGGCCCGCTCGTCAAGGTCAGTACCGTGACTCCGTCCAACGTCGAGCCGCACGACTTCGAGCTCTCCGGCAAGGAGACCGCCGAGCTGGGCAAGGCCGACCTCATCGCCTACGTCCCCGGCTTCCAGCCGTCCCTGGACAAGGCCGTCAAGGAGGTCGGCTCCGGCCCCACGGTGGTGGACCTGAGCAAGCCGGCCAACCTCGTCCACCACGAGGGGGTCGAGGAGGAGCACGAGCACGGTGACGCGGCCACGAGCGGAGCCACCGATGCCGCAACCGACGGCGCGACCAGTGCTGCGACCGACGCCGCCACCACGGAGTCCAGCGAGGCCGGACACGACGAGCACGGACACGATGAGCACAGCCACGCCGAGGGGGAGGAGCATGGAAGCGACCTCGACCCGCACTTCTGGCTCGACCCGCAGCGCATGATCGCGGTGGCCGAGACCCTGGAGGCCTCCTTCTCCAAGGTCGACCCGACCAACGCCAACGACTACAAGGCGGGACTGGACAAGCTGAAGACAGCGCTGACCAACCTGGACACGCAGTACAGCACGGGCCTGTCCACCTGCCAGCGCACCACCTTCGTCACCTCCCACGCCGCCTTCGGCTACATGGCCGACCGCTACAAGCTGACCCAGGCCTCCATCTCCGGCATCGACCCGGAGACCGAGCCCAGCCCCGCCGAGCTGGCCAACATCAAGTCGGTGGTCCAGAGCACAGGGACGACAACGATCTTCACTGAGGAGCTCGTCTCCCCCACCACGGCCCAGGCGATCGCCACGGAGACCGGGGCGGAGACCAATGTCCTCAGTCCCCTGGAGTCCAAGCCCGAGCGGGGCGACTACACCGACGCCATGACCACCAACCTGGATCGGCTCAAGATCGCCCTGGCGTGCCAGTAG
- a CDS encoding glycine--tRNA ligase yields MASTPSRLDAVINLAKRRGFVFPCGEIYGGTRSAWDYGPLGVELKENIKRQWWQYMVRSRDDVVGLDSSVILPRETWVASGHVGAFTDPLVESLHTHKRYRADQLIEEYAARKGLDPEAVTLDMVPDPVTGQPGSWTEPREFSGLLKTYLGPVDDESGLHYLRPETAQGIFINFANVMSAARKKPPFGIGQVGKSFRNEITPGNFIFRTREFEQMELEFFCEPGTDEQWHQYWIDYRKAWYVDLGIDPANLREYEHPQEKLSHYSKRTVDLEYRFGFAGSEWGELEGIANRTDFDLSTHAEHSGKDLSYFDQTRSERWIPYVIEPSAGLTRSLMAFLVEAYTEDEAPNTKGGVDKRIVLRLDPRIAPVKAAVLPLSRKEELTGPAKELAARLRRSWNVEYDDAGAVGRRYRRQDEVGTPFCLTYDFDSPEDGAVTVRERDTMTQERIPLEGVERYLAERLIGC; encoded by the coding sequence TTGGCATCCACCCCTTCACGCCTTGACGCCGTCATCAACCTCGCCAAGCGTCGCGGGTTCGTCTTCCCCTGCGGCGAGATCTACGGCGGTACCCGCTCCGCGTGGGACTACGGCCCGCTCGGCGTCGAGCTCAAGGAGAACATCAAGCGCCAGTGGTGGCAGTACATGGTCCGCTCGCGCGACGATGTCGTCGGACTGGACTCCTCCGTCATCCTGCCGCGTGAGACCTGGGTCGCCTCCGGCCACGTCGGCGCCTTCACCGACCCGCTCGTGGAGTCCCTGCACACCCACAAGCGTTACCGCGCCGACCAGCTCATCGAGGAGTACGCCGCCCGCAAGGGCCTCGACCCCGAGGCCGTCACCCTCGACATGGTTCCCGACCCCGTCACCGGCCAGCCGGGCTCCTGGACCGAGCCGCGCGAGTTCTCCGGCCTGCTCAAGACCTACCTGGGCCCCGTCGACGACGAGTCCGGGCTGCACTACCTGCGACCCGAGACCGCCCAGGGCATCTTCATCAACTTCGCCAACGTCATGAGCGCGGCCCGCAAGAAGCCGCCCTTCGGCATCGGCCAGGTCGGCAAGTCCTTCCGCAACGAGATCACTCCCGGCAACTTCATCTTCCGCACCCGCGAGTTCGAGCAGATGGAGCTCGAGTTCTTCTGCGAACCCGGCACGGACGAGCAGTGGCACCAGTACTGGATCGACTACCGCAAGGCCTGGTACGTGGACCTGGGCATCGACCCCGCCAACCTGCGCGAGTACGAGCACCCCCAGGAGAAGCTCTCCCACTACTCCAAGCGCACCGTCGACCTGGAGTACCGCTTCGGCTTCGCCGGCTCGGAGTGGGGCGAGCTCGAGGGCATCGCCAACCGCACCGACTTCGACCTGTCGACCCACGCCGAGCACTCCGGCAAGGACCTGTCCTACTTCGACCAGACCCGCTCCGAGCGCTGGATCCCCTACGTCATCGAGCCCTCAGCGGGCCTGACCCGCTCGCTCATGGCCTTCCTCGTGGAGGCCTACACCGAGGACGAGGCCCCCAACACCAAGGGCGGGGTGGACAAGCGCATCGTCCTCAGGCTCGACCCGCGCATCGCCCCAGTCAAGGCCGCGGTCCTGCCGCTGAGCCGCAAGGAGGAGCTGACCGGCCCGGCCAAGGAGCTGGCCGCCCGCCTGCGCCGCTCCTGGAACGTGGAGTACGACGACGCCGGCGCGGTGGGCCGCCGCTACCGCCGCCAGGACGAGGTCGGCACGCCCTTCTGCCTCACCTACGACTTCGACTCGCCCGAGGACGGCGCGGTCACCGTGCGCGAGCGCGACACCATGACCCAGGAGCGCATCCCGCTCGAGGGCGTGGAGCGCTACCTGGCTGAGCGCCTCATCGGCTGCTGA
- a CDS encoding glucose-1-phosphate adenylyltransferase, giving the protein MAQPRVLAIVLAGGEGKRLMPLTVDRAKPAVPFGGIYRLIDFSLSNMINSGFLKVVVLTQYKSHSLDRHISKTWRMSDMLGNYIAPVPAQQRVGKHWFLGSADAIYQSLNLLDDERPDYVVITGADNIYRMDFSQMLDHHIASGLPCTVAGIRQPRSLADQFGVIETDPSDRGKIKAFVEKPKDTPGLPDSPDEVLASMGNYIMDADALLEAVTVDAADESSKHDMGGSIVPWFVNQGAAGVYDFKDNDVPGSSERDRDYWRDVGTVDAFFDAHQDLISVTPVFNLYNDRWPLFAGYQAAMPPAKFVYGHHERLGHAVDSIVSPGVIVSGGEVISSVLSPGVRVNSWSSVRESVLLDGAEVGRNTVVSRAILDKYVRVEEGAMVGIDPEHDRERGFTVTESGITVVAKGQVVTR; this is encoded by the coding sequence ATGGCTCAACCTCGCGTACTCGCAATCGTCCTCGCCGGCGGCGAGGGCAAGCGTCTCATGCCCCTGACAGTCGACCGCGCGAAGCCCGCCGTTCCTTTCGGCGGCATCTACCGGCTCATCGACTTCTCGCTGTCCAACATGATCAACTCCGGCTTCCTCAAGGTCGTGGTGCTCACCCAGTACAAGTCCCACTCTCTGGACCGCCACATCTCCAAGACGTGGCGCATGTCCGACATGCTGGGCAACTACATCGCCCCGGTGCCGGCCCAGCAGCGAGTGGGCAAGCACTGGTTCCTGGGGAGCGCCGACGCGATCTACCAGTCCCTCAACCTGCTCGACGACGAGCGCCCCGACTACGTGGTCATCACCGGTGCGGACAACATCTACCGGATGGACTTCTCCCAGATGCTGGACCACCACATCGCCTCCGGGCTGCCCTGCACCGTGGCGGGCATCCGACAGCCCCGGTCCCTGGCGGACCAGTTCGGCGTCATCGAGACCGACCCGTCCGACCGCGGCAAGATCAAGGCGTTCGTTGAGAAGCCGAAGGACACCCCCGGCCTGCCGGACTCCCCCGACGAGGTGTTGGCCTCGATGGGCAACTACATCATGGACGCCGACGCGCTTCTGGAGGCAGTGACGGTGGACGCCGCCGACGAGTCCTCCAAGCACGACATGGGCGGCAGCATCGTGCCCTGGTTCGTCAACCAGGGCGCTGCCGGCGTCTACGACTTCAAGGACAACGACGTTCCCGGCTCCTCCGAGCGTGACCGCGACTACTGGCGTGACGTGGGGACCGTGGACGCCTTCTTCGACGCCCACCAGGACCTCATCTCGGTGACCCCCGTGTTCAACCTGTACAACGACCGCTGGCCGCTGTTCGCCGGCTACCAGGCGGCCATGCCGCCGGCCAAATTCGTCTACGGGCACCACGAGCGCCTGGGGCACGCGGTCGACTCGATCGTCTCGCCGGGTGTCATCGTCTCCGGCGGTGAGGTGATCTCCTCGGTCCTGTCCCCCGGTGTGCGCGTCAACTCCTGGTCCTCGGTGCGGGAGTCCGTCCTCTTGGACGGGGCCGAGGTCGGCCGCAACACCGTGGTCAGCCGCGCGATCCTGGACAAGTACGTCCGGGTCGAGGAGGGCGCCATGGTGGGCATCGACCCCGAGCACGACCGCGAGCGCGGCTTCACCGTGACCGAGTCCGGCATCACGGTGGTGGCCAAGGGGCAGGTCGTCACCCGCTGA